From the Sphingobium yanoikuyae genome, the window CGCGACGCTAACGAGACATTGCGCTGGACCATGGCCAATCGCGCCATGTTCCAGGAATTTTTCCATTGGATGGATGAAGTGCCGCGATGGCGGCCATGATCGCCGGTTCGACTTTCTGACCAGCCCCTCGATCATCACGCCCCTCTGCCGCTGGGCCTATCCCCGGCGATAGACCAGCATCAGATTATTGGCCGGCATCGCCACCCGCCGGGAGCGTGCCAACCCGACACAGGCCGCCGCCCGGTCGACATCGGTCAGGGTCCGCAGGCCCCATTGCGGGTTGCGATCCTTCAGCGATCGGTCGAACGCCAGATTGGAGGGGGCGGTCGGCACATCATCCTCGACATAGGGGCCGTAGAGGATCAGCGGCGCGCCCGGCGCCAGCAATCGCGCGCCACACGCCAGCAGCCCCAGCGTCGCCGCCCAGGGGCTGATATGCACCATGTTGATGCACAGGAGCGCGTCCGCCGCATCGATCGGCCAGTCCACGCTCGCCGCGTCGAGCAGCAACGGCGCGCGCAGATTGGACAGATTGGCGTCGCCGCGCAGCGCCGCGATCGAGGCCAGCGCCGCGGGATCGGGATCACTGGGCTGCCAATCGAGCGCCGGGAAAGTGACAGCGAAGTGGACGACATGTTCACCGCTGCCGCTCGCCACTTCCAGCACCAGCCCGGCATCGGGCAGTTCGTCCCGCAGGACAGTCGCGATCGCATCGCGGTTGCGCAGCGTCGCGGGGGCATGGCGGCGCGGATCGGGGCCGTCGCCCTGCGGCGTCCAGGGTGCGGGGGCGTCCTGTGTCATGGACAAATCCTTGTCTGTGGCCGACCGATGCAAAAAGGGCGGTGGAGATCCTCCACCGCCCTTTGCTTTCGGCTTATTCGGCGGCGACCGCCAGATCCGGTTCGGACCAGGTCAGCACCGGCTTGCGCGCGGCCAGCGTCTCGTCGAGGCGACGGCGCGGGGCGTGATAGGGCGCGCCCTTCAGCGCCTCGTCCCCTGCCTTGGCCCGTTCGGCCAGGCTGCGCAGAGCCATGATGAACTGGTCGAGTGCGGCCTTGCTTTCCGTCTCGGTCGGTTCGACCAGCATCGCACCATGGACGACCAGCGGGAAATACATGGTCATCGGGTGGAAGCCTTCGTCGATCAGGCCCTTGGCGATATCCAGCGTCGTGAAGCCTTCGGCCAGCCCCTTGTCGCTGAACAGTGCTTCGTGCATGCACGGGCCGGCCGCACCGAAGGGCGCGTCGAGCACGTCATCCAGGCTGCGCAGGATGTAATTGGCATTCAGCACCGCGTCGCTCGCGACCTGGCGCAGGCCATCGGCACCGTGGCTGAGGATATAGGTCAGCGCGCGGGTGAACATGCCCATCTGGCCATGGAAGGCGACCATGCGGCCAAAGGTCTGGGCGTGGTGATCCTCGACCGTTTCCTCCTCGACCAGCACGAACTTGTCGCCCTGCTTTTCGACGAAGGGGAGCGGCGCGAAGGGCGTGAGCGCTTGCGACAACACGACCGGACCCGAACCCGGACCACCGCCGCCATGGGGCGTCGAGAAGGTCTTGTGCAGGTTGATGTGCATCGCGTCGACGCCCAGGTCGCCGGGGCGGACCCGGCCGACGATCGCGTTGAAGTTCGCGCCGTCGCAATAGACGAAGGCCCCGGCGGCATGGACCGCGTCGGAGATCGTCTTCATGTCGCGCTCGAACAGGCCGCAGGTGTTGGGGTTGGTGATCATCACCGCCGCAACGTCCGGTCCCAGACGGGCCTTCAAGGCTTCCAGGTCCACGCGGCCATCCGGGGTCGCGGGAATATCCTCGACCTTGTAGCCGCAGAAGGCGGCCGTTGCCGGGTTGGTGCCATGGGCGCTTTCGGGCACCAGGATGACGCTGCGGGCGTCGCCACGGGCTTCGAGCGCGGCGCGGATCGCCAGCAGGCCGCACAGTTCGCCATGGGCGCCCGCCTTGGGCGACATCGCGACCGAGTGCATGCCGGTCAGCGTCACCAGCCAGGCGGCCAGTTCATGGATGACGGCCAGCGCGCCCTGCACCGTCGACTGCGGCTGGAGCGGGTGGATATCGGCGAAACCGGGCATCCGCGCGACCTTTTCATTGAGGCGCGGGTTATGCTTCATGGTGCAGCTGCCGAGCGGGAACAGGCCAAGATCGATGGCGTAGTTCTGGCGCGACAGGCGGGTGTAGTGGCGCACCGTTTCCTGTTCCGACAGGCCCGGCATGCCGATGCTGTCGGTGCGGGCGAGCGAACCGAGGCGGCTGGCCACCTTGGGCGCTTCGGCGAAATCGACGCCGGTCGTGTCGGTCGAGCCGATCTCGAAGATCAGCTTTTCCTCCAGCATCAGCGCGCGGTTGCCGGTGGCGGTTTCCGGGGCCATATGCTCCTGCGCGACGGCCTGCGGGGTGGTCGGGCGACCTTCCTTCAACATGGTCATGCCAGTTCCTCCTCAAGCGCTGCGGCAAGGGTTTCGATATCCTCCGGCGTGACAGTCTCGGTCACGGCGACGACCAGGCCGTTGCCGATTGCCGGCGCGTCCGGGAACAGGCGGCCGAGCGAGACGCCGGCCAGCACGCCCTTGTCGGCGAGGTTGCGGACGACCTCGCGCGCATCCTTGGTCAGGACCAGCGTGAATTCGTTGAAGAAGCCGTCGTTGAGCAGGGTCACGCCCGGCACCTTGGCGAGGCGATCGGCAGCCTGCACGGCCAGGCCGTGGTTCAGGGTCGCCAGTTCGCGCAGGCCCTTCTCGCCCAGCAGGGTCATGTGGATGCTGAACGCCAGCGCACACAGGCCCGAGTTGGTGCAGATGTTCGACGTCGCCTTTTCGCGGCGGATATGCTGCTCGCGGGTGGAAAGCGTCAGCACGAAGCCGCGCTTGCCGGCCGCATCGACGGTCTCGCCGCACAGGCGGCCCGGCATCTGGCGGACATATTTCTGCTTGCAGCCGAACAGGCCCAGATAGGGACCGCCGAACTGCAGGCCGACGCCGATCGACTGGCCTTCACCCACGACGATGTCCGCGCCCATATGGCCCGGTGCCTTGATCGCGCCCAGAGCGACGGGTTCCGTTACCACCGCGACCAGCAGCGCGCCGGCGGCGTGCGCCGCTTCGGCCAGCGGGGTCAGGTCGGCGATGCGGCCGAGGATGTCGGGATATTGGACGACGACGCAGGACGTGTCCTTGTCGATCGATGCGATCAGCGCGTCAATGTCGGTCGCGGCGTCCAGCGTCGGCGCCTGATGCACCAGCGCGTCGCCGGTGAACTTCGCCATGGTGTTGGCGACCGAGACATAATGAGGGTGCAGGCCGGACGACAGCAGCGCCTTGCCGCGCTTGGTGATGCGGCGGGCCATGCCGATCGCTTCCCAGCAGGCGGTCGAGCCGTCATACATGGAGGCGTTGGCGACATCGACGCCGAGCAGGCGGGCGACCTGGGTCTGGAATTCGAACAGCACCTGCAGTGTGCCCTGCGCGATTTCCGGCTGATAGGGCGTGTAGGCGGTCAGGAACTCGCCGCGCTGGATCAGATGATCGACGCTGGCGGGAACATGATGCTTGTAGGCGCCGGCGCCCAGGAAGAAGGGCGCTTCCCCTGCCGACAGATTCTTGCGAGCGAGCGCGCCCATATGGCGCTCGACCGCCAGTTCGCTGGCATGATCGGGCAGGCCGGCGATGGTGCCGCTCAGGCGGGCTTCGGCGGGCACGTCGATGAACAGATCATCGATCGTCTCGGCGCCGATGACGGACAGCATTTCCTGCCGGTCGGTGTCGGTAAGGGGTAGGTAGCGCATTCCGTTTTCTCCCCCCTCTCCCACAAGCCTCCCCTCCCGCATGCGGGAGGGGCCGGGGGAGGGTCTGTGAAGGAGATGGCGCTACACGCCCTCCCCTAACCCCTCCCGCATGCGGGAGGGGAACTATTAGATCAAAGCGAGGCCACGAACTTCTTGTAGGCGGCTTCGTTCATCAGGCCTTCCAGCTCGCTGGCGTCGGCGATGCGCAGCTTGAAGAACCAGCCATCTTCCTCGGCATCGCTGTTGACCAGCGCCGGCTCGTCTTCCAGCGCGCCATTGGCTTCGACGACTTCGCCCGAGATCGGGGCATAGACGTCGGACGCGGCCTTGACCGATTCCACGACGGCGGCGTCATCGCCCTTTTCAAAGGTCGTGCCTTCGGCGGGCAGTTCGACGAACACGATGTCGCCCAGCTGTTCCTGCGCATAGTCGGTGATGCCGACGGTGGCGATGTCGCCTGCAACGTCGATCCATTCATGTTCGTCGGTGAAATAGCGGCTCATGCTTGCTCTCCTCGAAAAGCGGTAATTCAGGCCTTGCGGCGATAACGATGCGGAAAGAACGGCATCGGCGCAACCGCCGCTGCAATCCGCTTGCCGCGCACCTCGATCTCCAGCGCGGTGTCCAGCGCGGAATAAGGCAGGCTGACCCAGCCCATGGCGATCGGCGCGCCCACGCTCGGCGCGAAACCGCCCGAGGTGACTTCGCCCACCAGCACGTCGCCGGCATAGATTTGCGCGCCTTCGCGGGCCGGCAAGCGGCCTTCGATCTTCAGGCCGACGCGCTTGGAACCGGGGCCTTCGGCCAGTTCCTTCATCACGCGGGCATGGCCGATGAAGCCACCTTCCTCGCGGCGGCGCTTCTGGATGGCAAAGCCCAGGTCCGCGCCGATGGTGCTGACGGCGGGCGACAGGTCATGGCCATAGAGCGGCAGGCCGGCTTCCAGACGCAGCGAGTCACGCGCGCCAAGGCCGATCGGCTTGACCTGCGGCAGGGCGCACAGCGCATCGGCCAGCAGCGCGACGGAATCGCCCGGCACGCTGATTTCAAAGCCATCCTCGCCGGTATAGCCCGAACGGCTGATCCACAGCGGCACGCCGCGCCAGGTGAAGGGGCCGGACTGCATGAAGATGAGGTCGGCGGTTTCCGGGATGAGCGCGGCCATTGCCTCGCCCGCTTCGGGGCCCTGCAGCGCCAGCAGCGCCTGGTCGGCCATATGGTTCATGGTGACGTCGTCGGGCAGATGTTCGATCATCCAGCCGATATCGTCATATTTCGTCGCGCCATTGACGACCATGTAGATCGCCGCGCCTTCGAACGCGCCGTCACCCGGACGCGAAACCATCAGGTCGTCGAGGATGCCGCCTTCCGCGTCCAGCAGCATCGAATAGCGCTGGCGGAAGGGCTTCAGCCCCTTGATGTCACTGGGCAGCAGGGTTTCGAGCGCGGCGTCGACGCTGGCGCCGCCGGTCTCGTCGGAGAAGGTGAGCTGGCCCATATGGCTGACGTCGAACAGGCCGGCATGTTCGCGGGTCCAGCTATGTTCGGCCATGATGCCTTCATACTGGATCGGCATATGATAGCCGGCGAAGCCGACCATGCGCGCGCCCTTGGCACGGTGCCAGGCGTCCAGCGGCAGGGCTTCGAGGGGCAGTTCCGCTTCGAGGGCGGCGACGTCGTCAGTGGCGGTCATGGCAAGACCTTTCCGTAGGAGGGATGCGGCGACAGGCCAGCGCAGCCGACGAATCGGCGCTTCCGGCATGCCACCCCCTCTGTCACGGAACCTGAGAGCTTTGACCAGCGGCCTGGGACCGGCTGGCTTACCCCTTCGGTGGGACGGCACGGGGCCATCCGCTTTCCAGAGTATCTACGCGCGATGCGGTCCTTTGGCCTGAGAGATTCCGGGGCGGTTGCTCCTTCGGCGACGGGCTCAAGCCTGAAAGGCGCCCATGCTCTCCCGCATCGTGCCCGCTGCCGAATCCTCGGCACCGGAGACGCCCCACGCATTTGCCCAAAGCGCGGGCGGCGTCAATCGGGCAAATGTCGCAGGGACGCAGGTTATCGCCGGATCAGCCTTCCTCGCGCGCCAGCCGCTGCGCCATCGCCAACGCCGCCGCCCGGCATTCGGAGAGCGCCGCATTGGCCGCTTCGTCCGCCAGGGTCAGCTCGGCAAAGCCGCCCTCCCCCTCGAACATCTCCAGGAAGCGGCTGACGCCGGCATAGTTGGAATCCGCGACGGCGCGCTGGATGAGGTCGATCCGATCCGCCCAGGACCGCGAGCCCTGCGCCCGCAGCAGGCGGGAAAGATCGTCAAGCTGGGCGGCAAAGGCCGCGATCTGGGGATGCAGTGTCATGGGGAGAGACATAAAGGCCGCGCGACGACCGGACCAGCCGGCCGAATGCCAACGCAGCGTTTCCGTTGGCGGAGTTGGGTGGAAACAAGACATAGCCCCTCCCTTCCAGGGAGGGGTTGGGGTGGGTTGCGAGCGCAGCGAGCTTCTGCCCTATCGACCGTAGACCGCCGCTACGCGGCGCACCCACCCCCGGCCCCTCCCTGGAAGGGAGGGGAGTAGGAAACGTCCGCTTCTGGTCGTCACCGGCCAGAGCGAAAGCCCTGATCGCGCGCCCTGCTCTTTCCTACTCCGCCTTTCTCTGGTCTATCCTGCGCGATGGAACAGTCCCCTGCCCCGTCCGCCTTATCTCCCGCAAAGCTCCAGCGGCATCGCTTCGCTGTCGCCTGGCTGTCGCGTCGGTGTCGCGCGACAGGGGCGTCATAGGCGCGTCGACATGACCCAGGTGGCGCGTCGCAGGCGCGTGGGTCGTGCAAACACGCCAGAATGCGCGGGCAACGACGCTGTGAACTTTCAACTGTCGCGTCGAAGACGGCCGCTCGCGCCTAGACCAGGGCCCCGCAAATTTCGGCATGGCGCTTTTCGGCATAGCGATCGGTCATGCCGGCGATGAAGTCGGCGATGTGGCGGCTGCGGGTTGGTTCCTCCAGCGCGCATTCGTCGCGCCATTCGGGCGGCATCAGCGCGGGGTCGGCCAGATAGGCGCGGAACAGGTCCATCACGATCACCCGCGCCCGGTCGGCGGCGGCCAGCTGGTCGGGGTGATGATAGAGGGTCGCATACATGAAGCGCTTCAGTTCGCGTTCCTGCGCCGCCAGTTCGGGCGAGAAGGCAACCAGCGTGCGGCCCAGCGCGCGGACATCGGCGACCGTTTCCACCCCGGCGGCCGCGATATTGGCGCGGGTGGTGGTGAGCAGGTCATTGGCCATCACGCCAATCTGTTCGCGCACCAGTTCGCGCAGCAGCCGGTCCTGCGGCACGTCGGGATAGCGGGTAGTCACCCGATCCCAGCAATGGCGCACCAGCGGCACCGTCAAAAGCTGTTCCAGGCTCAGCAGCCCGGCGCGCAGGCCATCGTCAATGTCGTGATTGTCATAGGCGATATCGTCCGACAGCGCCGCCAGTTGCGCCTCCAGCGAGGCATGGCTGGTGAGATCAAGCGGGAACAGCGCGTCCAGCTCCCGCATCGCCCAGCCCGGCTTCGTCACCGGGCCATTATGCTTGGCCAGCCCCTCCAGCATTTCCCAGCTCAAATTGAGGCCGCGAAAGCGCGGATAGGGCGAATCCAGCAGCATCAGCGTGCGCAGCGTGTGCGCATTATGATCGAAGCCGCCATGATCCTCCAGCGCCGCTTCCAGCGCATCTTCGCCGGCATGGCCGAAGGGCGGATGGCCGATATCATGGGCCAGGCACAGGGCCTCGGTCAGATCCTCGTTGAGGGCGAGCGTGCGGGCGATGGCGCGGCCGATCTGCGCCACCTCCAGGCTGTGGGTCATGCGCACGCGATAATGATCGCCGTCGGGCGACACGAACACCTGCGTCTTGTGCCGCAGCCGACGGAAGGAGATCGAATGGATGATACGGTCGCGGTCGCGCTGGAACATATCGCGCGGGCCGCGCATCTCGCCGCCCGGTTCGGCATGGAGCCGTCCCCGGCTCTGGTCGGGCTGAGAGGCGTAGGATGCGAGCATCGTCATGCGAACCCCTTATTTGCTGCCCAGCTTTTCGACCACCTCGCCCGCGTCGCTCTGCCAGGCGAAGGCATCGGCGCCGGCCTTCTTGAGGTCCGCCTCGACCGCCCTGGCGCGGGTGAAGCTGGCAAAGGGACCGATCAGCAGGCGCGAGGTCTGGCCCCAGCTTGCGCTCCAGCCATCCTGCGGCGCGACCGCGTCATATTTGCCCTGCAAGCGCTTGAAGGTGAAGGCCAGTGCGCTCTTCTGCCCGGTGCCGATCTGCACCCAGTTGCGCGCGGGATTGGCGGCCAGCCGCTTCTTTTCCTCGGCTTCCTTCTTCGCCTTGGCATCGGCTTCCGCCTTGGCCTTGGCGGCGGCCGCCTTCTTCGCCTTGTCGGCTTCGGCCTGACGCGCGGCGCGGCGGGCGGCCTGCAGCTTCTCGACTTCGGCCAGGTCGACCGCGACCACGTTCGAGCGGCGCTCGCTGTCGGGCACGTCGATGGCGTGGATGATGTCGGCCAGGCTCCGGGTCTCCTCCGGCGACGGCTGCGACACGGCACTGTCGGCCGGCGGCGTGAATTCGGTGGCGACCGGCGCCGATGGCGTCTCCGCGGGCGGCGTGCCCTGCGGCGCGGGCGGGGTCACGCTCGACGCCTGGGCAAGCGCGCTCGAATTGAGCTGCGAGGCGGCGCTTGGCTGGCCGGTGGTCGGCGCCGGCGCGGTGGAGCGCGGCGCGCCGCCGTCCAGCGCGTCGAGACCCGGCGCCGGCGGCCCCTGCACATCGGCGGAGGCGCTGCGGACCGGGGCGGGAGTTGGTGCCGGGGCTGGGGTTGGCGCCGTCGTCTGACCGGGCACCGGCTGTACCATCTCGGCACGGGCGCTCTGGCTCGGCGTCGGCTGGACGACCGGCTGGCGGCCGCGCGTGTCGGCGGGCAGCGGCTGGACGGTTGCGGGCGCGGGCGTCGGCGTAGGGGCAGTGGGCTGCGTGGCCTGTGCGGCAAGCTGCGTCCGGCCCTGTGTCGGCGCGGGCTGGCTGGCGGCAGGCTGGCTGGCAGTAGGCTGGCGGGCGCGGGACTGGCTAGAGGGGGGCGTGCCGAGCGGCGCGCGGGCCAGCGACGTACCGCGCTGCCGGCCACTGCCGTTGCGGGTCGTGCGGCGATCCCCCTGGGCCGGCGCGGTCGAGGCGACGGCGGCAGGTGCGGCGTCGCGCGACGCCAGTTGGATGCCCGGCGCCGGCGGGGTCGGCACGATCGGCGTGATGCTGGTCGCGACCACCTGCGGGAAATGGCCGAAATGGACCGCAGCCGCCTTCTGCGCCGCCGTCAGATAGGGCATTTTCTGCATATAGGGGGTGATGGCGCTCGCCAGCTGGGCGGGCATGGTCTGGTCGACCACCTTCTTGGCCTCGGCCTGGCGGTTGTTCATCGCCAGGATGAAGGCATTATAGCGCCACGCCGCCCGGTCACTCTTGTAGAGCAGCGGCTGCAACACCTTGTCGGCGGCATCCACCTGTCCCGAAATACCGAGCGAGGCGGCATAG encodes:
- the gcvT gene encoding glycine cleavage system aminomethyltransferase GcvT, with the protein product MTATDDVAALEAELPLEALPLDAWHRAKGARMVGFAGYHMPIQYEGIMAEHSWTREHAGLFDVSHMGQLTFSDETGGASVDAALETLLPSDIKGLKPFRQRYSMLLDAEGGILDDLMVSRPGDGAFEGAAIYMVVNGATKYDDIGWMIEHLPDDVTMNHMADQALLALQGPEAGEAMAALIPETADLIFMQSGPFTWRGVPLWISRSGYTGEDGFEISVPGDSVALLADALCALPQVKPIGLGARDSLRLEAGLPLYGHDLSPAVSTIGADLGFAIQKRRREEGGFIGHARVMKELAEGPGSKRVGLKIEGRLPAREGAQIYAGDVLVGEVTSGGFAPSVGAPIAMGWVSLPYSALDTALEIEVRGKRIAAAVAPMPFFPHRYRRKA
- a CDS encoding deoxyguanosinetriphosphate triphosphohydrolase gives rise to the protein MTMLASYASQPDQSRGRLHAEPGGEMRGPRDMFQRDRDRIIHSISFRRLRHKTQVFVSPDGDHYRVRMTHSLEVAQIGRAIARTLALNEDLTEALCLAHDIGHPPFGHAGEDALEAALEDHGGFDHNAHTLRTLMLLDSPYPRFRGLNLSWEMLEGLAKHNGPVTKPGWAMRELDALFPLDLTSHASLEAQLAALSDDIAYDNHDIDDGLRAGLLSLEQLLTVPLVRHCWDRVTTRYPDVPQDRLLRELVREQIGVMANDLLTTTRANIAAAGVETVADVRALGRTLVAFSPELAAQERELKRFMYATLYHHPDQLAAADRARVIVMDLFRAYLADPALMPPEWRDECALEEPTRSRHIADFIAGMTDRYAEKRHAEICGALV
- the gcvPA gene encoding aminomethyl-transferring glycine dehydrogenase subunit GcvPA is translated as MRYLPLTDTDRQEMLSVIGAETIDDLFIDVPAEARLSGTIAGLPDHASELAVERHMGALARKNLSAGEAPFFLGAGAYKHHVPASVDHLIQRGEFLTAYTPYQPEIAQGTLQVLFEFQTQVARLLGVDVANASMYDGSTACWEAIGMARRITKRGKALLSSGLHPHYVSVANTMAKFTGDALVHQAPTLDAATDIDALIASIDKDTSCVVVQYPDILGRIADLTPLAEAAHAAGALLVAVVTEPVALGAIKAPGHMGADIVVGEGQSIGVGLQFGGPYLGLFGCKQKYVRQMPGRLCGETVDAAGKRGFVLTLSTREQHIRREKATSNICTNSGLCALAFSIHMTLLGEKGLRELATLNHGLAVQAADRLAKVPGVTLLNDGFFNEFTLVLTKDAREVVRNLADKGVLAGVSLGRLFPDAPAIGNGLVVAVTETVTPEDIETLAAALEEELA
- a CDS encoding tetratricopeptide repeat protein, encoding MTRSHLWILGSLLLATAAQAQTDQADLVRPSGAADLNNNLAKLATNPRDFNALVGAGEAALELDDARAAAGFFARADAIQPNNGRTKAGLGRVMLKMQNPAEALRLFDQATRAGYPEATIQGDRGLARDMTGDQAGAQRDYHAALQRTPDEAELVRRYAASLGISGQVDAADKVLQPLLYKSDRAAWRYNAFILAMNNRQAEAKKVVDQTMPAQLASAITPYMQKMPYLTAAQKAAAVHFGHFPQVVATSITPIVPTPPAPGIQLASRDAAPAAVASTAPAQGDRRTTRNGSGRQRGTSLARAPLGTPPSSQSRARQPTASQPAASQPAPTQGRTQLAAQATQPTAPTPTPAPATVQPLPADTRGRQPVVQPTPSQSARAEMVQPVPGQTTAPTPAPAPTPAPVRSASADVQGPPAPGLDALDGGAPRSTAPAPTTGQPSAASQLNSSALAQASSVTPPAPQGTPPAETPSAPVATEFTPPADSAVSQPSPEETRSLADIIHAIDVPDSERRSNVVAVDLAEVEKLQAARRAARQAEADKAKKAAAAKAKAEADAKAKKEAEEKKRLAANPARNWVQIGTGQKSALAFTFKRLQGKYDAVAPQDGWSASWGQTSRLLIGPFASFTRARAVEADLKKAGADAFAWQSDAGEVVEKLGSK
- the gcvPB gene encoding aminomethyl-transferring glycine dehydrogenase subunit GcvPB, translated to MTMLKEGRPTTPQAVAQEHMAPETATGNRALMLEEKLIFEIGSTDTTGVDFAEAPKVASRLGSLARTDSIGMPGLSEQETVRHYTRLSRQNYAIDLGLFPLGSCTMKHNPRLNEKVARMPGFADIHPLQPQSTVQGALAVIHELAAWLVTLTGMHSVAMSPKAGAHGELCGLLAIRAALEARGDARSVILVPESAHGTNPATAAFCGYKVEDIPATPDGRVDLEALKARLGPDVAAVMITNPNTCGLFERDMKTISDAVHAAGAFVYCDGANFNAIVGRVRPGDLGVDAMHINLHKTFSTPHGGGGPGSGPVVLSQALTPFAPLPFVEKQGDKFVLVEEETVEDHHAQTFGRMVAFHGQMGMFTRALTYILSHGADGLRQVASDAVLNANYILRSLDDVLDAPFGAAGPCMHEALFSDKGLAEGFTTLDIAKGLIDEGFHPMTMYFPLVVHGAMLVEPTETESKAALDQFIMALRSLAERAKAGDEALKGAPYHAPRRRLDETLAARKPVLTWSEPDLAVAAE
- a CDS encoding DUF938 domain-containing protein yields the protein MTQDAPAPWTPQGDGPDPRRHAPATLRNRDAIATVLRDELPDAGLVLEVASGSGEHVVHFAVTFPALDWQPSDPDPAALASIAALRGDANLSNLRAPLLLDAASVDWPIDAADALLCINMVHISPWAATLGLLACGARLLAPGAPLILYGPYVEDDVPTAPSNLAFDRSLKDRNPQWGLRTLTDVDRAAACVGLARSRRVAMPANNLMLVYRRG
- the gcvH gene encoding glycine cleavage system protein GcvH, which codes for MSRYFTDEHEWIDVAGDIATVGITDYAQEQLGDIVFVELPAEGTTFEKGDDAAVVESVKAASDVYAPISGEVVEANGALEDEPALVNSDAEEDGWFFKLRIADASELEGLMNEAAYKKFVASL